In Magnolia sinica isolate HGM2019 chromosome 16, MsV1, whole genome shotgun sequence, the genomic window tTAAACAGGAAACTGGGAGAGAACAGAGGTAGCAGGTGATGTGGTCATGACTTGTGGCACGTGGAAGGGGTGTGCCCGCTGCTAACATGAGGGAGCTTAATGTTCACGAGACCAGCCCATTCATTAGGTGTGCTACCTCGTTTTTGGCATTGATCCTGAAAATCTGGCTGATGCAaacctcatgtgggccacatcatagtgAATGgtttaaaatcatgcctaaaacctctggATTAACATGAcatgggccatctgagttttggaatagTGTGATTTTTTGTCCCTTTATCGTGGTGAGGATCATCAAttgcttggatggcatataatttATGTTGTGCATCCCCCACCCGACTAATGGTGGCCAGTGGCCGTTGTCATCCGCCTGttgcctatggtgtggtccatctgagttttggTTCGGCCTGTTTTTGGGTCCCAAGGTGAAGATGAGGCACCCCACTTGGTGCTCAGCTAGGGGTAACTATGTCTATTCACGTGGTTCATTTGTAAGGGCATTTTCGTCCATCTGCTCTAAAATTCTCACTAAAGTCCAAAAACAGGACCTAAAGGAAATTAAAAGTAAAAACAGAAGTCACATGGAGCAGTTCAGCGCTATGTTAGAAAAGACAGGCTTTGAGGAGAGAGACTGAAGACCCTCAAGTGGTTGCCTTACCTTTTTAGTAGGGCAGAAACAGGTCTGATCATAGGGGAATAGCCAAACCAACCCACTATAGCCTATAGCCTATAATCAGTGAAGGGAAGGGAAGGGGTCCTGGGCAGAATTAGATGGCTGTCATCCTGACGTCTAGTCTCTGATCACAGGCCAATAGAACTGCCACTGCCTAGAATGGCCAAAGCTGGGATCCATTCCATTCAGATGCGACCAGTGagttttttctttatcttttctcCCCCCTCTGGATCTCAATGAAATCTGATGAGGTTGACTGCGTTGAGTGGAGTCGAGGCTTTTTGAGTTTTCAAACAGAGAGTCATGTATTCAACAGATCTGCCTATAGTCTTCTTAGCTTCAGATGCATTCTAATCCCAAGTGTTCTTAGCACATCCTTCGTTTGTTATGAAAATTTTATTGATACAGTATCTTGTTACAGTTACTACCCATTAGAAACTTTTATGCAGTCGGTAGTTTTTATTACATATCTTCTCAATAATGTGCGCCAATGACTGATTAAAAAAAGGTACAACCATGGCAATTGTAGATGAGCAGTTTTGGCAGGCTATATTTTTCTTAATTTGAATGCTTTTGCAATCCCTGTGTTCTCTGCATATTCTAGGACATTTCTTTAATACTTTGAGGATTTGGTTTCGTAACTAGTGGACATCGATTTTACTCATGGGTGAACGATCTTGTTACTcaattctctctccctctctctccctttctcatgCATGCATGTTGGAATCTGTGTATCCATCTAGTTATATTtagggggtcgtttggatgcccgtAACCGACTTCCACAAGTTTTGTTTCCTCAATATGTTTGGATGAGTTCCTCCAGTGGTAGTCTTCATCCAGTGGAACTCAATTTCTCTAAGAATAGGTAACTTTGGCCCCAAGTGAAAAGCTATGATGCATAGTTAATGCATATTTACTTCCAGACAGGAATTTCCTGCAATGGGGGAACACCATTAACAAAaatactgtggggtccactgcaatatgtgacatccactctgtccatcagttgtgCTAGCTTATGATAGGATgtgagcctaaaaatcaggccgattgaatgcttaagtgggccacaccacagggaacaatgggaatGGGGTTgtccatcattgaaaactttctggggccgccatcatgtttatatgccatgtCCAAAGTGTTCATAAGACAATTCCACTAGGGTGAGTGCATAAACCAAATATAAGcctatctaaaacttctatggaccccaGGAAGGTCTCAGTGGCCTAAATCCAAGCAGAAAATGTCCATTAGTCAAATGTAATGATAATAATACTAAAAACAGTCACTTGATTTTGGAACAATGACTCGtggatggtgggtcctacaatttggacagtttggttCGAGTTAACGCATACGATGTGCAATGCCtgggtgcctgtgtatcaaccctCGCACTTTGCCAAACTATCAAATAACTCCACCGCCTTTGTCTCGCATGCCAAACAATGGTAATCTGGCTTCCCAGGAGTCTTCTTCCTTCAGTTACATGGTCCCCCACCCTCAGTAACCCAACTTCCTCACACTCAAATGACCCCTAATAGGTGCTCACAAAGATTTACCTCGTCACCAAGGATACACTATAAAGTATTATTTATGACATTCTTTTGAGAAGTTAACGGGTTGCTATTTTATTGGTCTGTGATAACTGAAATTGTGGCAGTTTAGCTGTCTTTGGACTAATGTAAAGAAATGTTTTTCTTTTCTGTTCCAGATAATGAGAGATCCTGAAACTGGGAATTCTCGTGGTTTTGGTTTCATCAGCTATGATTCTTTTGAAACATCTGATGCAGCTATTGAGGTATCTTTTTCTCATGTAATCATTTGTCTGGAATCTGTGTATAGTTTGTGTGTTTGGAGAACTAGGATCCAAATGAACAAACCAGGTTgaaattcaaaaattttgagTGTATTATGCTGTGTATTGTGGAAGTACAATCAAGGATTAAGCGTTTGCCGGGTCCCCACTCATGGCTCGGTGGCAGACActgtgtttcaacactgaggtcacgGGCTTGAGCgcccatgtggtgtgtgggtgtgagtgtaaaaataaataaataaagcttgATTCTCAACCCAGTTGACTTGATTGTGTTTCTTTACTCCACATTCTTTTGGGTTCAATGAAAACCAAAATTAGCTGTTTTCTCTGGTCTCTATCCAGTTGCTTTTGAGCAGTAAATCTGAGCAAGAGGATACAAACTCTTGGTTGAGGTTCAAACCAAGGTTTTAAGATTCGTCCGAGTAGGGTGCAACTCAGATGAGTTGACTCGGACTCAGTTTTGCCCGATCTGGTTCAACACTATGAGTCATCCTTCCAAGTCAGCCCAACTTGATTTGGTGTTGAACGAGTCGATCTGAGTTGCTGAGTCTTTCGACCATGTTCATGCAGCTAAGTTTCCTTTTGGTGGTCCAGCAATCCAATGTAATTGATTCTCCATctttcaaaagaaagaaagaaaaagtaattgatttttttttttcccatttctaCAGGCCATGAACGGTCAATATCTATGCAACCGTCAAATAACAGTGTCGTATGCATACAAGAAAGACACGAAAGGGGAGCGTCACGGCACTCCAGCTGGTAAGTTGCTACTGTCTCAATGCAACTCCTTTGTTCCCCTTGCTGGAATGGGAGCAAACCAGgtttaaaaactaatttttttttgacTTTGGACTTGGTGATGGCCCAGCTCTGAGCTCACCCATGACTTGTTCAGTGGTAACCAGTCTTTCCAACTGTGGAAGGCTTATGCTATAAACTGATTATCTACTTCTTCGGGTACTTGATTCAATTATTTCTGGAGCTAGATTGGCCTGATGGTGCCAACCCCTAgcagttgggataaggcttagatgatgatgacagcAATGAGATTGGCCTGATGACTCAGAGCTTGAAGGTGCTCGGTTGGTCTGATGGCCCGGACTGTGAAGGTCCATCGGGACTGTCCCACACTAACATCAATTACCATGGGTTGCCAAGTTGATTTAGGCTAGTTGTGATTCCTGTGAGGACAAGCGATTGGAGTCACCGGCTTCTGAAAATGTCTTTTGCTCCCTTTTAATGCAGAGAGAGTCCTGGCTGCTAGCAATCCTGGTGCTCAGAAGAATAGGCCTCACACTTTGTTTGCAAGCGGACCGCCCACTCTTCCGAATGGGCCGCAGGCCAATGGTGCTATGGGTGCAGCGATGCCTCCTCGACCCTTTGCTAACGGCCCTGTTCCTCCTGGTCAAATGCCACCTCTTCGCCCTGCGCCACCACCCCAAGGTGGGTCCTTCCCACCTCCTCCTATGCATATGTCAGCCCCACCTTCATGGCCTGGTCAGCCACAGCAGCAGGGCCAGTCAATGGCACCACCGGTCATGTCGTCACTGCCAGGTCAACAGTTCAGGCCTCAAGTGAGACCTCCGCCGCCGAACATGCCACCACCTCCACAGGGGATGATGTTGAGGCCTCCACCGCCCCCTATGGGGGTTGGTGCCCCACAGCCTATGTGGCGTCCAGGCCCACCACCACCTCAGCAACTAGCTGGGATGCCCCTCCCCCCACCACAGATGTCCATGCTGCCACCGCCGCCGCCACCAAATGCTCCTCCTCCACCACCACCAGCTGCTTCTACTGCTTGAAAACATCGAACCATTTTGGATATGTAACTCTTGACAAATTTTGCTAATGCAAGAAAGTGGGTAGTTTCCTGACGTTTTTCATTGGATTTGT contains:
- the LOC131228654 gene encoding uncharacterized protein LOC131228654 produces the protein MTTRIAPGVGANLLGQHSAERNQDATAYVGNLDAQVTEELLWELFVQAGPVVNVYVPKDRVTNLHQGYGFVEFRSEEDADYAIKTLNMIKLYGKPIRVNKASQDKKSLDVGANLFVGNLDPDVDEKLLYDTFSAFGVIVTNPKIMRDPETGNSRGFGFISYDSFETSDAAIEAMNGQYLCNRQITVSYAYKKDTKGERHGTPAERVLAASNPGAQKNRPHTLFASGPPTLPNGPQANGAMGAAMPPRPFANGPVPPGQMPPLRPAPPPQGGSFPPPPMHMSAPPSWPGQPQQQGQSMAPPVMSSLPGQQFRPQVRPPPPNMPPPPQGMMLRPPPPPMGVGAPQPMWRPGPPPPQQLAGMPLPPPQMSMLPPPPPPNAPPPPPPAASTA